From Cannabis sativa cultivar Pink pepper isolate KNU-18-1 chromosome 8, ASM2916894v1, whole genome shotgun sequence, a single genomic window includes:
- the LOC115699906 gene encoding zinc finger BED domain-containing protein RICESLEEPER 2-like, with the protein MVLNGKMLHMRCVCHIINLIVGDGLKDVHTSISSIRNVVRYVRSSPARLQKFKEYVADENIESKSLLCLDVQTRWNSTYLMLEAALKFQKAFERLEDDESYSNYFSDGFNEKRIDGPPSDDDWANAKVFVRFLNTFYTLTLKFSGSLYSTSNLYLDRISDVHRQLKSLVNCQDPILSKMAGNMHNKFNKYWGKSERMNHVLILGMVLDPRYKLAYSRHCLSFIFDENDVDALIKSVEETLRGMFAEYGERFTPSTNGSGSQTPSQTSSNVLELSSLNDEDIGVKQLWILQQQAKQCGGTEVDTYFVEQTEDPTSHDFDILGWWKGKTKKYPILSEIARDVLASPVSTVASESAFSTSGRILDNFRSSLTPKMVEACICSKNWFISSREPVVVRQYMDEVQTFQDSIEGVPGNVEL; encoded by the coding sequence ATGGTTTTAAATGGGAAGATGCTACACATGAGGTGTGTTTGTCATATTATAAATTTGATAGTGGGGGATGGGTTGAAAGACGTGCATACATCAATTTCAAGTATTAGAAATGTTGTTAGGTATGTTAGGTCCTCACCTGCAAGGTTACAGAAGTTTAAGGAGTATGTTGCCGATGAAAATATTGAGTCTAAATCTCTTCTATGCTTAGATGTGCAAACGAGGTGGAACTCCACTTATTTGATGTTGGAAGCTGCGTTGAAGTTTCAAAAAGCTTTTGAGAGATTGGAAGATGATGAGAGCTACTCCAATTACTTTAGTGATGGATTTAATGAAAAAAGAATAGATGGTCCACCAAGTGATGATGATTGGGCAAATGCCAAGGTCTTTGTGAGGTTCTTGAATACATTTTACACATTGACACTAAAGTTTAGTGGGTCTTTGTATTCTACTTCAAACTTGTATTTGGATCGAATATCTGATGTTCATAGACAATTGAAAAGTCTAGTTAATTGTCAAGATCCCATACTGAGTAAGATGGCTGGCAATATGCATAACAAGTTTAACAAGTATTGGGGGAAAAGTGAGAGAATGAATCATGTGTTGATACTTGGTATGGTGTTAGATCCAAGATACAAGTTGGCATATTCAAGACATTGTTTGAGTTTCATTTTTGATGAGAACGATGTTGATGCTTTGATTAAATCTGTTGAAGAGACTCTGCGGGGCATGTTTGCTGAATATGGTGAGAGGTTTACTCCTAGCACCAATGGTAGTGGGTCACAAACCCCATCTCAAACTTCTAGCAATGTCTTAGAGTTGAGCTCATTGAATGATGAGGATATTGGTGTCAAACAGTTATGGATCCTACAACAACAAGCCAAACAATGTGGAGGAACAGAGGTGGATACTTATTTTGTGGAACAAACAGAGGATCCAACATCTCATGACTTTGACATATTAGGATGGTGGAAAGGAAAAACTAAGAAATATCCCATACTATCTGAAATCGCTAGAGATGTGCTTGCTTCTCCAGTGTCGACTGTTGCTTCGGAGTCGGCTTTTTCCACAAGTGGTAGAATTCTTGATAATTTTAGGAGTTCACTAACTCCTAAAATGGTTGAAGCATGCATTTGCTCCAAAAATTGGTTTATCTCTTCACGTGAGCCTGTGGTTGTAAGGCAATACATGGATGAAGTGCAAACCTTTCAAGATTCAATTGAAGGTGTGCCAGGTAATGTGGAATTATAA